The following are encoded in a window of Prochlorococcus marinus str. MIT 1013 genomic DNA:
- a CDS encoding tetratricopeptide repeat protein: protein MTEGKRNQKQAGSEVKTFSVPFALGEIKEKKTIPTNKVTKYSKEEIINQAINFHLKGNIQKALKYYRYCLNQGVQDARVFSNYGAILKDLGNLKEAEGAYRNAIKIKPNFAAAYSNLGIVLKDLGNLKEAEESYRLAIKLKPDFAEAYSNLGDILNNLGKFKEAELLLNKAIKIKPDLAEAYSNLGIVLVELGKLEKAALSIRKAIELNPDFANAHLYLGVILKDLSNLQEAEASTRKAIGLNPDSPDAHANLGSILRDLGNLQKAELSTRKAIELNPDFANAHLNLGVILKDLDNLKDAETSMKKAIKLNPDFANAHLNLGTILKEIGKLQEAEKSYCKAIELNPDSPDAHANLGSILRDLGNLQKAELSTRKAIELNPDFANAHLNLGVILKDLGNLKHAETSIRKAIKLNPDLANAHLNLGTILNEIGRLDEAMLCYEQAINLDNKLDSALSGIGSILLKNGNHSDGIHKLREANGSIRFNPKKSSITIN, encoded by the coding sequence GTGACTGAGGGGAAAAGGAATCAAAAGCAAGCAGGCTCTGAAGTGAAAACATTCTCAGTCCCATTTGCTTTAGGAGAAATTAAAGAGAAAAAAACTATTCCTACCAATAAAGTTACTAAATATTCTAAAGAAGAAATTATTAATCAAGCAATTAACTTTCACCTAAAAGGTAATATTCAAAAAGCTTTAAAATATTATCGTTATTGTCTTAACCAAGGGGTTCAAGACGCAAGAGTTTTTTCTAATTATGGGGCAATATTAAAAGATCTTGGCAATTTAAAGGAAGCTGAAGGAGCTTATCGAAACGCAATTAAAATTAAACCTAATTTCGCTGCGGCTTATTCTAATTTAGGTATTGTTTTAAAAGATCTTGGCAATTTAAAGGAAGCTGAAGAATCTTATCGGCTCGCAATTAAACTTAAACCTGATTTCGCTGAGGCTTATTCGAATCTGGGCGACATATTAAATAATCTTGGTAAATTCAAAGAAGCAGAGTTATTACTAAATAAAGCAATTAAAATTAAACCTGATTTAGCTGAGGCTTATTCCAATTTAGGTATCGTTTTAGTAGAACTAGGCAAACTAGAAAAAGCAGCATTATCGATACGCAAAGCCATCGAACTGAATCCTGATTTTGCTAATGCTCATTTATATTTGGGAGTTATTTTGAAAGATCTTAGCAATTTACAAGAAGCTGAAGCTTCCACGAGAAAAGCAATTGGACTCAATCCTGACTCCCCAGATGCTCATGCCAATCTTGGAAGTATCTTGAGAGATCTTGGCAATTTACAAAAAGCAGAATTATCTACTCGCAAAGCAATTGAACTCAATCCTGATTTTGCTAATGCTCATTTAAATCTTGGAGTCATTTTGAAAGATCTTGATAATTTAAAAGACGCTGAAACCTCCATGAAAAAAGCCATTAAACTTAATCCTGATTTCGCAAATGCTCATTTAAATCTAGGAACTATATTAAAAGAAATTGGCAAATTACAAGAAGCAGAAAAATCATATTGCAAAGCAATTGAACTCAATCCTGATTCCCCAGATGCTCATGCCAATCTTGGAAGCATCTTGAGAGATCTTGGCAATTTACAAAAAGCAGAATTATCTACTCGCAAAGCAATTGAACTCAATCCTGATTTTGCTAATGCTCATTTAAATCTTGGAGTCATTTTGAAAGATCTTGGTAATTTAAAACACGCTGAAACCTCCATCAGAAAAGCCATTAAACTTAATCCTGACTTAGCAAATGCTCATTTAAATCTAGGCACTATATTAAACGAAATTGGTCGTTTAGATGAAGCTATGCTGTGCTATGAGCAAGCAATTAATCTTGATAACAAACTCGACTCCGCTCTCTCTGGAATAGGGAGTATACTTCTAAAAAATGGTAATCATTCAGATGGTATTCATAAATTAAGAGAAGCTAATGGTTCCATCCGTTTTAATCCAAAAAAATCCTCCATAACTATTAATTAA
- a CDS encoding 2OG-Fe(II) oxygenase, with product MKKITLDLGNKTPNFIGSWCIEPILICDDLISYFELNIAKQKSGYSGSGLNPEIKDSVDITMNPKDIILPGHEAFKKYFDQLFECYKNYVEEWTFLNKISEKLEIGSFNLQRYKPGQHFKEIHTERSSLATLHRIFAFMTYLNDVEEGGSTYFSHYDLEIQPQRGLTLIWPAEWTHAHKGNILKEGSKYIITGWINIF from the coding sequence ATGAAGAAAATAACATTAGATTTAGGGAATAAAACTCCTAACTTTATTGGCTCCTGGTGTATAGAACCAATCTTAATTTGCGATGATCTTATCTCCTACTTTGAACTTAATATCGCCAAGCAAAAAAGTGGGTACAGTGGAAGTGGTTTAAATCCTGAGATAAAAGATAGTGTTGATATTACTATGAATCCCAAAGATATCATTCTTCCAGGACATGAGGCATTTAAAAAATATTTTGATCAACTTTTTGAATGCTATAAAAACTATGTAGAGGAATGGACTTTCTTAAACAAGATATCTGAAAAATTGGAAATTGGTTCTTTTAATTTACAAAGATATAAACCTGGTCAACATTTTAAGGAAATACATACAGAAAGATCTTCTTTAGCTACTCTTCACCGTATTTTTGCTTTTATGACATATTTAAATGATGTAGAAGAAGGAGGTTCAACATATTTCAGTCATTATGATCTTGAAATACAACCACAAAGAGGATTAACTTTGATTTGGCCTGCTGAATGGACTCACGCACATAAAGGAAACATACTTAAAGAAGGGTCAAAATATATCATTACGGGTTGGATTAATATTTTCTAA
- a CDS encoding tetratricopeptide repeat protein, which translates to MEQSDKKDQEKKKITEAKTFSVPFTLGENKENISINTNISSEPSKEKIINQAFKFHSQGNILEAEKYYQQFINQGFTDHRVFSNYGVILKDLGKLQEAELSYRKAIELNPDFFQAHSNLGNILKDLGKLQEAELSYRKAIELNPDCADSHLSLGSILIELGKLQEAELSTRKAIEIKPDYPEAHYNLGNRLKDLGKLQEAELSHRKAIELKPNYAEAYLNLGHILIDLGDLQEAELYTRKAIKLKPDFAEAFYNLGNIFRVLGKLEEAELSTLKAIELKPDFAKAYSNLGCILKELGNFGDAINQLKQALKLNNQLSLAKAALIATKGTICDWDDEETHNIWLKSLGIKGTSICPWDLFSLEDNPLKHLKRSEKFYKEKIFTRPSKLIKSSKRNLIHIGYFSADFRTHPVMQLIARLLELHDKSKFKIYLYSFVPKEDEYTERARKSGCIFRDISKLNNIESIALARDDQIDIAVDLMGYTKHNRFSIFSSRVAPIQINYLGYPASVGSNVIDYILADKIVIPDNYEKFYSEKILSMPNCYLCIDDKIEISNKPISRKDFNLPEQGFIFTCFNNNNKITPKEFDIWMRLLKKIKGSVLWLRKPNELAIENLYIEAEKRNVDPKRLIFANRVPFDLHLARHSLGDLGLDTFNFNGHKTTCDALYAGLPTLTKLGENFVARVSSSLLTSIGMPELITYDENQYEETALRLASSHNEIFKLKYKLEKLKNKSSLFNSKLYTKDLEKIYLNLVEK; encoded by the coding sequence ATGGAGCAATCTGATAAAAAAGATCAAGAAAAAAAGAAGATCACTGAAGCAAAAACATTCTCTGTTCCGTTTACTTTAGGAGAAAATAAAGAAAATATTAGTATTAATACTAATATTTCTTCTGAACCTTCTAAAGAAAAAATAATCAATCAAGCATTTAAGTTTCATTCACAAGGAAACATTTTAGAAGCAGAAAAATATTATCAACAATTCATCAATCAGGGTTTCACTGACCATAGAGTCTTTTCTAATTATGGAGTCATATTAAAAGACCTTGGCAAATTACAAGAAGCAGAATTATCATACCGCAAAGCAATTGAACTTAACCCTGATTTCTTTCAAGCTCATTCAAATCTAGGAAATATATTAAAAGATCTTGGTAAATTACAAGAAGCAGAATTATCATACCGCAAAGCAATTGAACTTAATCCTGATTGCGCAGATTCCCATTTAAGTCTGGGAAGCATATTGATTGAGCTTGGCAAATTACAAGAAGCAGAATTATCAACTCGCAAAGCAATTGAAATCAAGCCTGATTACCCAGAAGCGCATTACAATCTAGGAAATAGATTAAAAGATCTTGGAAAATTACAAGAAGCAGAATTGTCACACCGCAAGGCAATTGAACTTAAACCTAATTACGCAGAAGCATATTTGAATTTGGGTCACATATTAATAGATCTTGGTGATTTACAAGAAGCAGAATTATACACACGCAAAGCAATTAAACTTAAACCTGATTTCGCAGAAGCTTTTTACAATCTGGGAAACATTTTTAGAGTACTTGGAAAATTAGAAGAAGCAGAATTATCGACTCTTAAAGCGATTGAACTTAAACCTGATTTCGCAAAGGCTTATTCTAATCTGGGATGCATATTGAAAGAGCTTGGGAATTTCGGTGATGCTATAAATCAACTCAAGCAAGCACTAAAATTGAACAATCAATTATCATTAGCTAAGGCTGCTTTAATTGCAACTAAAGGCACTATATGCGATTGGGATGATGAAGAGACTCATAATATTTGGCTAAAATCACTTGGTATAAAAGGAACATCTATTTGCCCATGGGATCTATTCTCATTAGAAGATAATCCTTTAAAGCATTTAAAAAGATCTGAAAAATTTTATAAAGAAAAAATATTTACTCGACCAAGCAAACTTATTAAATCTTCCAAAAGAAATTTAATACATATAGGTTATTTCTCTGCTGATTTCCGGACTCATCCTGTAATGCAACTAATTGCTCGATTACTTGAGCTACATGATAAATCGAAGTTTAAAATATATTTATACTCGTTTGTGCCAAAAGAAGATGAATATACGGAAAGAGCAAGAAAGTCTGGATGCATATTTAGAGATATAAGTAAATTAAACAATATCGAATCGATAGCTTTAGCAAGGGATGATCAAATTGATATTGCTGTAGATCTAATGGGTTATACCAAACATAATAGATTTTCAATATTTTCTTCTAGAGTCGCCCCTATTCAAATAAACTATTTGGGATACCCTGCTTCAGTTGGATCTAATGTTATTGATTATATTCTCGCAGATAAGATTGTAATTCCAGATAATTATGAGAAATTCTACTCAGAGAAGATACTAAGTATGCCCAATTGTTATCTATGCATTGATGATAAAATAGAAATAAGCAATAAACCTATTTCCCGAAAAGATTTCAACCTGCCTGAGCAAGGATTTATATTTACCTGCTTTAATAATAATAACAAAATCACTCCAAAGGAGTTTGATATTTGGATGAGATTGCTGAAAAAAATAAAAGGGAGTGTACTTTGGTTGCGCAAGCCAAATGAATTGGCAATTGAGAATTTATATATTGAAGCAGAAAAAAGAAATGTAGATCCAAAACGATTAATATTCGCAAATAGAGTTCCATTTGATTTGCATTTAGCAAGGCATTCTCTTGGAGACCTTGGACTTGATACTTTTAACTTTAATGGTCATAAAACGACTTGTGATGCATTATATGCAGGATTACCTACCTTAACTAAATTAGGAGAAAACTTTGTTGCAAGAGTTTCATCCAGTCTATTAACTTCAATAGGCATGCCAGAACTAATTACATATGATGAAAATCAATATGAAGAAACAGCACTAAGACTAGCAAGTAGTCATAATGAAATTTTTAAATTAAAATATAAACTTGAAAAACTGAAAAACAAATCATCACTTTTTAATTCAAAATTATACACTAAAGATCTTGAAAAGATTTATCTTAATTTAGTTGAAAAATGA
- a CDS encoding NUDIX domain-containing protein, which translates to MITEKLSEEIWRTCVDSIPIFGIDMIIFSQKYGVLMGRRINNPAKGKLFVPGGRVYKNERIIDAFNRILISETGLIFSFNKTTSLGLYEHFYNVTSWSTSECSTHYIIEARLIEIEPENIKQKINLNEQHSNFEWISLEDIQSNTIHSYSKMYLNKIKDLKAK; encoded by the coding sequence ATGATTACTGAAAAATTATCTGAAGAGATCTGGAGAACCTGTGTAGATTCCATTCCAATATTTGGTATTGATATGATTATATTTTCTCAAAAATATGGGGTATTAATGGGTCGCAGAATTAACAATCCAGCAAAAGGTAAACTTTTTGTACCAGGTGGAAGAGTTTATAAAAACGAACGAATTATAGATGCTTTTAATAGAATATTAATAAGTGAAACAGGTTTGATTTTTTCTTTTAATAAAACCACTTCATTGGGTTTATACGAACACTTTTATAACGTTACATCTTGGTCAACTTCAGAATGCAGTACGCATTACATTATAGAAGCAAGATTAATAGAAATCGAACCAGAAAATATTAAACAAAAAATAAATTTAAATGAGCAGCATTCAAATTTCGAATGGATTTCTCTAGAAGATATTCAATCAAATACTATTCATTCCTATTCAAAGATGTATTTAAATAAAATTAAAGATCTAAAAGCTAAATGA
- a CDS encoding DegT/DnrJ/EryC1/StrS family aminotransferase, with the protein MYKQIGLASETIPKEHLDRLSEWIKTYPRLTQGEKVVEFESLFAQYIEVNDSTFINSGSSANLLMATTNLFFKDLRNKKIGIPALSWSTTVSPFIQLGYQPYLLDTDPINLGVNIDNLYKLIKEEDIGSLILVHVLGHNSSIEKILDICEEFDIRLLEDNCQSLGSTVSGKSLGSFGLASTFSFFYGHHISTIEGGCLCSNDHEFNQVSKSLRAHGWGRNLDLEFQKNLRSKYNTSDFRDLYTFYFPGYNLRSTELNAFLGLMQMSILDEYCSKRSILFNKYREELSNFWCQESSNDFISSFAYATLVKNPEEVWIHLKNKNIESRPLIAGSIGQQPFWKEYSGRSTSLKYADQVHLYGIYLPVNADIDISDVHRICTEFQKVAEPYNFT; encoded by the coding sequence ATGTATAAACAAATAGGCTTAGCTTCAGAAACAATACCTAAAGAACATCTTGATAGATTATCTGAATGGATTAAGACTTATCCAAGACTGACTCAAGGAGAAAAAGTAGTTGAATTTGAATCTTTATTTGCACAATATATCGAGGTAAATGATTCAACTTTTATTAACAGTGGCTCTTCTGCCAATTTATTAATGGCAACTACAAATCTATTTTTTAAAGATTTAAGGAATAAAAAAATTGGTATACCAGCCTTATCTTGGTCAACCACAGTATCACCATTTATTCAATTAGGTTATCAACCGTATCTATTGGATACAGATCCTATTAATTTAGGTGTTAATATTGATAATTTATATAAGTTAATAAAGGAAGAAGACATTGGAAGTTTGATTTTAGTCCATGTTCTTGGTCATAATTCATCTATTGAGAAAATCCTAGATATTTGCGAAGAATTTGATATACGTCTCTTAGAGGATAATTGCCAATCATTAGGTTCTACCGTTTCTGGAAAATCCCTAGGATCATTTGGTCTTGCTTCAACATTTTCATTCTTTTATGGACATCATATTTCTACCATTGAGGGGGGATGTCTTTGTAGTAATGATCATGAGTTTAATCAAGTAAGCAAGTCATTAAGGGCTCATGGTTGGGGAAGAAACCTTGATTTGGAATTTCAAAAGAATTTAAGATCAAAATACAACACCTCAGATTTTAGAGATTTATATACATTTTATTTTCCTGGATATAATTTAAGGTCTACTGAATTGAATGCTTTTTTGGGCTTGATGCAAATGAGCATTTTAGATGAATATTGTTCAAAGCGTTCAATTCTATTTAATAAATATAGGGAAGAACTTTCAAATTTTTGGTGTCAAGAATCTTCTAACGATTTTATTTCAAGTTTTGCCTATGCTACTTTAGTCAAGAATCCTGAAGAAGTTTGGATTCATTTAAAGAATAAAAATATTGAAAGTAGACCTCTTATCGCTGGGAGTATTGGTCAACAACCATTTTGGAAGGAATATAGTGGAAGAAGTACTTCTCTAAAATATGCTGATCAAGTTCATCTATACGGAATTTATCTTCCTGTTAATGCAGATATAGATATAAGCGATGTTCATAGAATATGTACTGAGTTTCAAAAAGTTGCAGAACCCTACAATTTCACATGA
- a CDS encoding GDP-L-fucose synthase family protein: MRVLLTGGTGMVGRNIKEHHDACNYSVLTPSRKELDLTNREQIRSYLKANRPEYIIHAAGLVGGIHANIANPSKFLIENLEIGCNLISEAAIMGVKNIINLGSSCMYPKNGPNPLKEEYLLNGLLEPTNEGYAIAKIAAQRLCDYLRFEDKSRNYITLMPCNLYGKYDNYNPKRSHLIASIIVKLHTAKLNNIKQIEIWGDGTVRREFMYAKDFADAVWFSLPRIKELPNVINIGRGEDYSIFDYYKKISKILGFEGSFTFNLSKPTGMKQKLLDVKKINDLGWFPRYDLELGINKTYSHYLECHR; the protein is encoded by the coding sequence ATGCGTGTTCTTCTAACAGGAGGAACTGGGATGGTTGGACGTAATATAAAGGAGCATCATGATGCCTGCAATTATTCTGTTTTAACTCCTTCTCGTAAAGAATTAGATTTAACCAATAGAGAACAAATAAGAAGTTATTTGAAGGCTAATAGGCCAGAATATATTATTCATGCCGCTGGATTAGTTGGTGGAATTCATGCAAATATCGCAAACCCCTCAAAATTTCTAATTGAGAATCTTGAAATAGGTTGTAATTTAATATCTGAAGCAGCAATTATGGGAGTGAAAAATATTATTAATTTGGGAAGTTCTTGTATGTATCCTAAGAATGGACCTAATCCATTAAAAGAAGAATATTTATTAAATGGATTATTGGAGCCTACAAATGAAGGTTATGCAATCGCTAAGATAGCGGCACAAAGATTATGTGATTACTTAAGATTCGAAGATAAATCGAGAAATTATATTACTTTAATGCCTTGTAATTTGTATGGTAAATATGATAACTATAATCCTAAACGTTCTCATTTAATTGCTTCAATAATAGTAAAGCTACATACAGCTAAACTTAATAATATAAAACAAATTGAAATTTGGGGAGATGGTACTGTTAGAAGAGAATTTATGTATGCGAAAGACTTTGCTGATGCAGTTTGGTTCTCTTTACCTAGGATAAAGGAATTGCCTAATGTAATTAATATTGGTAGAGGAGAAGATTATTCGATTTTTGACTACTATAAAAAAATCTCTAAGATTTTAGGGTTTGAAGGATCTTTTACATTTAATCTTAGTAAACCTACAGGAATGAAGCAAAAGTTGTTAGATGTGAAGAAAATAAATGATTTGGGTTGGTTCCCAAGGTATGATTTAGAATTAGGGATTAATAAGACTTATTCTCATTATTTAGAGTGCCATAGATGA
- a CDS encoding tetratricopeptide repeat protein, with protein MTEGKKYQKQERSEGKTFPVPFALQEIKESISTSLKNPKKSTKEQIINQAFKFHSQGKVREAAEYYQYCIKQGFADTNVLSNYGMILKDIGKFKQAEILFRKAIELNPNSAEAHSNLGNVLIDLDQLKEAELSTRKAIKIKPDFSEAFSNLGNILSRIGKLKEAEIAAYKSIEINPNSSQNHFNLGVILKDLGKLKEAELSTRKSIEINPISSQAYLNLGIILKDLGKLKEAELYTRKAIEINPSSSQAYLNLGIILFGFTNIEKLKEAELYTRKSIKINPNISQAYLNLGNILKASGKLDEAEKSIRKAIQLTPNNHHAYFNLALLKLLQEDYSTGLEYYEFRFTKKPAVYLYGKPIIKRSETNEFKQGRKLLVISEQAAGDIIFYMRYLLALKEQKLEVSFCAPEKLHSLIKDSGIDSNPISPEECSLINEGEWIPLQSLLRYFCVNPYNPVINYVYIKSKESLKLKWHNILSKEKKPIIGINWQGSKELEQSSYPGRSIPLEKFSIILEKNDISFVSFQKGFGSEQKENCLFKDNFVKCQDKIDEIWDYSETAAIIDNCDLIITIDCSIAPLAAGMGKEVWLMLKKIPFWTWGLAGERTFWYPTMRLFRQKGFSNWDEVMERISIELNKFIKNKNEL; from the coding sequence GTGACTGAGGGGAAAAAATATCAAAAGCAAGAACGATCTGAAGGGAAAACATTCCCAGTTCCATTCGCTTTACAAGAAATCAAAGAGAGTATTTCTACTTCTCTCAAAAACCCCAAGAAATCGACTAAAGAGCAAATAATTAATCAAGCATTTAAATTTCATTCTCAAGGAAAAGTCAGAGAAGCAGCAGAATATTATCAATACTGTATAAAGCAAGGTTTTGCTGATACCAATGTTTTATCGAATTATGGAATGATATTGAAAGATATTGGTAAATTTAAACAAGCCGAGATTTTATTTAGAAAAGCAATTGAACTTAATCCTAATTCTGCTGAGGCGCATTCAAATCTGGGAAATGTTTTGATAGATCTTGACCAATTAAAAGAAGCAGAATTATCGACGCGCAAAGCTATTAAAATCAAGCCTGATTTTTCAGAAGCTTTCTCTAATCTAGGAAATATATTAAGCAGAATTGGTAAACTAAAAGAGGCCGAAATAGCAGCTTACAAATCTATTGAGATTAATCCTAATTCATCTCAGAACCATTTCAATCTTGGAGTAATATTAAAAGATCTAGGTAAACTAAAAGAAGCAGAATTATCAACTCGGAAATCTATAGAAATAAATCCAATTTCCTCTCAAGCTTATTTAAATCTAGGGATAATATTAAAAGATCTAGGTAAACTAAAAGAAGCAGAATTATATACTCGTAAAGCTATAGAAATAAATCCAAGTTCCTCTCAAGCTTATTTAAATCTAGGGATAATATTATTCGGTTTTACAAATATAGAAAAATTAAAAGAAGCAGAATTATATACTCGGAAATCTATAAAAATTAATCCTAATATATCACAAGCATATTTGAACCTTGGAAATATATTAAAAGCATCAGGAAAGCTTGATGAGGCTGAAAAATCTATTAGAAAGGCCATTCAACTTACACCTAACAATCATCATGCTTATTTCAACCTAGCATTACTAAAGCTACTGCAAGAAGACTATTCTACTGGCCTTGAATACTATGAATTTAGATTCACAAAGAAACCAGCTGTATATCTATATGGGAAACCAATAATCAAGAGAAGTGAAACGAATGAATTCAAACAAGGAAGAAAGCTATTAGTTATTAGTGAGCAGGCAGCAGGTGACATAATCTTCTATATGCGTTATTTATTGGCTTTAAAGGAACAAAAGTTAGAAGTTTCATTTTGTGCCCCCGAAAAATTACATAGCTTGATTAAGGATTCAGGAATTGATTCAAATCCTATTTCTCCTGAGGAATGTAGTTTAATTAATGAAGGAGAATGGATTCCTTTGCAATCTCTACTAAGATATTTCTGCGTTAATCCTTATAATCCAGTTATCAATTATGTATATATTAAATCTAAAGAATCACTTAAATTAAAATGGCATAATATTCTATCTAAAGAGAAAAAACCAATCATTGGTATTAATTGGCAAGGTAGCAAAGAACTTGAGCAAAGTTCATACCCTGGACGTTCAATACCTTTAGAAAAATTCTCAATAATTCTTGAAAAAAATGATATTAGTTTCGTCTCTTTCCAAAAAGGGTTTGGCTCTGAGCAAAAAGAAAACTGTCTTTTCAAAGATAATTTTGTTAAATGTCAGGACAAGATTGATGAGATATGGGACTATTCAGAGACTGCTGCAATAATAGATAATTGCGATTTAATAATCACCATAGATTGTAGTATTGCCCCATTAGCGGCTGGAATGGGTAAAGAGGTTTGGCTAATGCTCAAAAAAATACCTTTTTGGACATGGGGTCTAGCGGGTGAAAGAACATTCTGGTACCCAACTATGAGGTTATTTCGACAGAAAGGGTTCTCAAATTGGGATGAGGTAATGGAAAGAATATCTATAGAATTAAATAAATTCATTAAAAATAAAAATGAATTATAA
- a CDS encoding cupin domain-containing protein — translation MEQFSSVKRSKVEILRPQCNLDTVRDGRGGIFTWIPDEPLVEFNMLYFQPGKTRGFHYHPHFIEYSLVVSGSGVLVTREEPEDKESESFIHLSKGICIRTETNVFHTVYAITEMTIIAMLTKRWDHSDPPIVRIDD, via the coding sequence ATGGAACAGTTCTCATCCGTAAAACGTAGTAAGGTCGAAATATTAAGACCTCAATGCAACCTAGACACAGTTAGAGATGGGCGAGGAGGAATCTTTACATGGATTCCAGATGAGCCACTTGTAGAATTTAATATGCTTTACTTTCAACCAGGTAAAACAAGAGGATTTCATTACCATCCGCATTTCATTGAATATTCATTAGTAGTATCAGGTTCAGGAGTACTCGTAACACGCGAAGAACCTGAGGACAAAGAAAGTGAGAGCTTCATACATTTAAGTAAAGGTATCTGCATTCGTACTGAAACAAATGTATTTCATACAGTTTATGCTATTACGGAGATGACAATAATCGCAATGTTAACCAAGCGTTGGGACCATTCTGATCCACCTATTGTTAGAATTGATGACTAA
- a CDS encoding NAD-dependent epimerase/dehydratase family protein has translation MKSVGLIGANGFVGRSIRKYILNNKEISTTCITRENYEEAKQKKEYDVLINAAMPSKRFWASQNPHLDFHETVKKTFDIVNDWKSSKIIQISSISARSQLNTTYGRHKAAAEKIVSNENNLILRLGPMYGERLSKGVLIDLLTNNRIYISKESLYCFAPVEWVGEWIATNMHLCGIQDLGGNNAISVGEVARLINSKSIFEGPIDNQVLSKEIKSGPESNNVINYILSKNN, from the coding sequence TTGAAATCAGTAGGCTTAATAGGCGCAAATGGCTTTGTAGGTAGATCAATCAGGAAATACATATTAAATAATAAAGAGATTTCTACAACTTGTATAACCAGAGAAAACTATGAAGAAGCAAAACAAAAAAAAGAATATGATGTATTAATTAATGCTGCAATGCCATCGAAAAGATTTTGGGCAAGTCAAAATCCTCATTTAGACTTTCATGAGACAGTCAAAAAAACATTTGATATAGTAAACGATTGGAAAAGCTCAAAAATTATACAAATTAGCTCTATATCTGCTCGTTCTCAATTAAATACAACATACGGTAGGCATAAAGCTGCTGCAGAAAAAATTGTCAGCAATGAAAATAATCTAATTCTTCGTTTAGGACCTATGTATGGAGAAAGATTGTCTAAAGGTGTTTTAATTGACCTCTTGACAAACAATCGTATCTATATATCTAAGGAAAGTTTATATTGTTTTGCACCCGTTGAATGGGTGGGTGAATGGATAGCTACTAATATGCATTTATGTGGGATACAAGATTTAGGTGGTAATAACGCGATTAGTGTTGGTGAAGTTGCAAGATTAATCAACTCAAAGTCAATATTTGAAGGTCCAATAGATAATCAAGTACTTTCAAAAGAAATAAAATCTGGGCCTGAGTCTAATAATGTAATTAATTATATTTTGTCTAAAAATAACTAA